A single genomic interval of Persephonella atlantica harbors:
- a CDS encoding glycine--tRNA ligase subunit alpha — MTFQEIIHRLESFWTKKGCILWQPYDIEVGAGTMNPATFLRCLGPEEWNVCYVEPSRRPKDGRYGENPNRLQHYYQFQVILKPAPENPQELYLESLEALGIDLRKHDIRFVEDDWESPTLGAWGLGWEVWLDGMEITQFTYFQQVGSLDLPSVSVEITYGLERIATYLQNVDSVYDIVWAPGLTYGDIYREAERQWSIYNFELADTDMLFATFDMYEKEGFRMIEHNLPIPAYDYALKCSHIFNLLDARGALSVNERARFIGRVRNLARECAKAFIKHREELGYPLMKKREHK; from the coding sequence ATAACATTTCAGGAAATTATACATAGATTGGAAAGTTTCTGGACAAAGAAAGGATGTATTCTCTGGCAGCCTTATGATATTGAGGTTGGAGCAGGAACGATGAATCCTGCTACCTTTCTCAGATGTCTTGGACCGGAAGAGTGGAATGTTTGCTATGTAGAGCCTTCAAGAAGACCAAAAGATGGAAGATACGGAGAAAATCCTAACAGGCTTCAGCATTACTACCAGTTTCAGGTTATTTTAAAACCTGCTCCAGAAAATCCTCAGGAGCTCTATCTTGAGAGCCTTGAAGCTCTTGGTATTGACCTGAGAAAGCATGATATCAGATTTGTTGAGGATGACTGGGAAAGTCCAACTCTTGGAGCATGGGGACTTGGATGGGAAGTATGGCTTGATGGTATGGAGATAACACAGTTTACCTACTTTCAGCAGGTAGGAAGCCTTGACCTTCCATCTGTAAGTGTTGAGATAACGTATGGTCTTGAGAGAATAGCCACCTATTTGCAAAATGTGGACAGTGTTTATGATATCGTTTGGGCACCAGGTTTGACCTACGGAGATATATACAGAGAGGCAGAAAGGCAGTGGTCCATTTACAACTTTGAACTTGCGGACACAGATATGCTTTTTGCCACATTTGATATGTACGAAAAAGAGGGTTTTCGTATGATAGAACATAATCTCCCCATACCAGCATACGACTATGCTCTTAAATGTTCCCACATATTTAATCTTCTTGATGCGAGAGGAGCTCTCTCTGTGAATGAGAGAGCAAGATTTATAGGAAGAGTGAGAAACCTTGCAAGAGAATGTGCAAAAGCCTTTATAAAACATAGGGAAGAGTTGGGATATCCACTTATGAAAAAAAGGGAGCATAAATGA
- a CDS encoding penicillin-binding protein 1A has translation MLRYLKFFLLLTVLVGLCGTALFVYINTRNLPDVRNLEHWKPSQVSQVFAHDGSLLTEFYIQRRQYVSIDEIPEHVKKAFIAIEDRTFYENPGIDIWGILRAALINIVSGRIVAGGSTISQQLIKNLFLTPERSFRRKFKEMILAIKLNRIYPKDKILEMYLNQIYLGHGAYGVESASQVYFGKHVWELDVCEAAVLAGLPKAPSRYDPYKNMEGAIQRRNVVLQSMVEEGYIDIYTAKECYEKPIVLREKDEEDVNIHDYFTEMVRQWFANRYGIDELYKGGYKIYTTADKDLLRDTHYIVKDHIELLQQQVGFPKLSEEEINKMLEEYSKQNTKKLLKDHVYVGLIEDIKGKTVLFKVGERKGKVRFYGSLKNAQKGLPIYVRYIGDNRFEFVPYLETAVVSIDPQTGAIRALSGGYDFKKSKYNRAVQAKRQPGSAFKPIVYTAAIMKGFSQISVIDDEPVAIWDPDRFEEWIPRNYEGEYHGKVTLREALTKSLNAASVNLFLEIGYEPVISLAYRLGIKTKIPKVPSVALGSVDVSPLELASVYSTFANNGVRCKPYFIEKVVDPNGNVIYQHEPECSTVIPEEENAVMVDLLKGVIQEGTGKKARILGFPIAGKTGTTNDYTDAWFAGFSTKLTTVVWVGYDFKKKIGWKMTGAKAALPIWIDLMATAHADREITDFPVPQKTTYIPIDLKTQTVSDGNCENKKLLFIKGTEPKIDCSGNIITVPSYKKEEEFLFDINKEGKSDEIPLPGQ, from the coding sequence TTGCTAAGATATCTGAAGTTTTTTCTACTTCTAACAGTTTTAGTGGGACTTTGTGGAACAGCTCTGTTTGTTTACATAAACACAAGAAACCTTCCTGATGTCCGCAATCTTGAGCACTGGAAACCAAGTCAGGTATCACAGGTTTTTGCACACGACGGTTCTCTCCTCACAGAATTTTACATACAAAGGAGGCAGTACGTATCTATAGATGAAATACCTGAACATGTCAAAAAAGCATTTATTGCAATTGAAGACAGAACGTTTTACGAAAATCCCGGCATAGATATATGGGGAATTTTAAGAGCTGCACTTATTAATATAGTTTCTGGAAGGATTGTCGCGGGTGGAAGCACAATATCCCAGCAGCTCATAAAAAATCTATTTCTTACTCCAGAGAGAAGCTTTAGAAGAAAGTTTAAAGAAATGATACTGGCAATTAAGCTAAACAGAATTTACCCAAAAGATAAAATACTTGAGATGTATCTCAATCAGATATATCTCGGACATGGAGCATATGGAGTAGAATCTGCATCTCAGGTTTATTTTGGAAAACATGTATGGGAGCTTGATGTGTGTGAAGCTGCAGTTTTAGCTGGACTTCCGAAGGCACCAAGCAGATATGACCCTTACAAAAATATGGAAGGTGCTATCCAGAGACGCAATGTTGTTCTTCAGAGTATGGTTGAAGAAGGATACATAGACATATACACAGCAAAGGAATGTTATGAGAAACCTATTGTCCTGAGAGAAAAAGATGAAGAGGATGTAAATATTCACGATTATTTTACAGAAATGGTAAGACAGTGGTTTGCGAACAGATATGGAATAGATGAGCTGTATAAGGGAGGATATAAGATTTATACAACGGCAGATAAGGATTTATTAAGAGATACACACTACATAGTAAAGGACCATATAGAACTTCTGCAGCAGCAGGTTGGGTTTCCTAAACTCTCTGAGGAAGAAATAAATAAAATGTTGGAAGAGTACAGTAAACAAAACACAAAAAAATTATTAAAAGACCATGTGTATGTCGGGCTGATAGAAGATATAAAAGGGAAAACAGTACTTTTTAAAGTTGGAGAAAGGAAAGGAAAGGTTAGATTCTATGGCTCGCTGAAAAATGCCCAGAAAGGACTTCCCATATATGTCAGATATATAGGAGATAACAGATTTGAATTTGTTCCTTATTTAGAAACTGCTGTTGTTTCCATAGACCCACAGACAGGAGCCATCAGAGCACTCTCTGGAGGGTATGATTTTAAAAAATCTAAATATAACAGGGCAGTTCAGGCAAAAAGACAGCCTGGTTCGGCTTTTAAGCCTATTGTATATACTGCAGCAATAATGAAGGGTTTCTCGCAGATTTCTGTAATTGACGACGAACCTGTTGCCATATGGGATCCTGATAGGTTTGAGGAATGGATACCACGAAATTATGAAGGGGAGTATCACGGAAAAGTTACATTAAGGGAAGCTCTTACAAAAAGTTTAAACGCTGCTTCTGTAAACCTTTTTTTAGAAATAGGATACGAACCTGTCATATCCTTGGCATACAGACTGGGAATAAAAACAAAGATACCTAAAGTTCCATCTGTCGCACTTGGCAGTGTGGATGTATCCCCCCTTGAGCTGGCATCTGTTTATTCTACATTTGCTAACAACGGTGTAAGATGCAAACCCTATTTTATAGAGAAAGTTGTTGACCCAAATGGAAACGTGATTTATCAGCACGAACCAGAGTGTAGCACAGTGATACCAGAAGAGGAAAATGCTGTAATGGTAGACCTGCTTAAAGGTGTTATTCAGGAAGGGACAGGAAAAAAAGCCCGTATTTTGGGATTTCCTATAGCAGGAAAAACAGGAACAACAAATGATTATACAGACGCATGGTTTGCAGGCTTTTCAACAAAACTTACAACAGTTGTATGGGTAGGGTACGACTTCAAGAAAAAGATAGGATGGAAAATGACAGGAGCAAAAGCAGCACTTCCTATATGGATTGACTTGATGGCAACTGCACATGCAGACAGAGAAATAACAGATTTTCCTGTTCCCCAAAAAACTACCTACATACCGATTGATTTAAAGACACAGACAGTATCTGACGGAAACTGTGAGAATAAAAAACTGCTGTTTATAAAAGGTACAGAGCCCAAAATTGATTGCTCAGGTAATATAATTACTGTACCTTCCTATAAAAAGGAAGAAGAATTTCTGTTTGACATAAATAAAGAGGGCAAAAGTGATGAAATACCATTACCCGGACAGTAA
- the trpB gene encoding tryptophan synthase subunit beta encodes MKYHYPDSKGYFGQFGGKFLPETLIPALEELEEQYKKIKNDGDFQRELIYYLQEYAGRPTVLYYAHRLTQAVGGAKIYLKREDMLHTGAHKINNTLGQVLLTKKLGKKRIIAETGAGQHGVSTATAASLFGLECVVYMGEEDAERQALNVFRMKLLGAEVKIVKSGSRTLKDAVNEALRDWVTNVRTTHYVIGSALGPHPFPVIVRDFQSVIGKETKEQIMEVEGRLPDAVVACVGGGSNAIGMFYPFIEDENVRLIGVEAAGYGIETGQHAASINGGSIGVLHGMKSYFLQDEWGQIEHTHSISAGLDYPGVGPEHAFLKETGRAEYITATDEEALEGFMLLSKTEGIIPALESSHAVIKAVETAKEIGKEGIVVINLSGRGDKDVRQVKNFFDTNPDVYERIQKNLKEKYQI; translated from the coding sequence ATGAAATACCATTACCCGGACAGTAAAGGATACTTTGGACAGTTTGGAGGAAAATTTCTACCGGAGACACTCATTCCTGCATTAGAAGAGTTAGAAGAGCAGTATAAAAAGATAAAAAACGATGGTGACTTCCAGAGAGAACTGATTTACTATCTTCAGGAGTATGCAGGAAGACCTACTGTTTTGTACTATGCCCACAGGTTAACACAGGCTGTTGGAGGAGCAAAGATATACCTGAAAAGGGAGGATATGCTCCATACAGGAGCTCACAAAATAAACAACACCCTCGGACAGGTTCTTCTGACAAAAAAGTTAGGAAAAAAAAGAATAATAGCAGAAACAGGAGCAGGACAGCACGGCGTTTCCACAGCGACAGCAGCTTCTCTGTTTGGTCTTGAATGTGTTGTCTATATGGGAGAGGAAGATGCAGAAAGACAAGCACTGAATGTTTTTAGAATGAAACTCCTTGGAGCAGAGGTAAAAATAGTAAAATCTGGAAGCAGAACACTGAAAGACGCAGTAAACGAAGCCCTCAGAGACTGGGTTACTAATGTAAGAACAACCCATTATGTTATAGGCTCTGCTCTTGGCCCTCATCCATTTCCTGTTATTGTGAGAGATTTTCAGTCTGTTATAGGAAAGGAGACAAAAGAACAGATTATGGAAGTTGAAGGAAGACTCCCTGATGCTGTTGTTGCCTGTGTAGGTGGGGGGAGTAACGCAATAGGCATGTTCTATCCATTTATAGAAGATGAAAATGTAAGACTGATAGGAGTGGAAGCTGCAGGCTATGGTATAGAAACAGGCCAGCACGCTGCAAGCATAAATGGTGGTTCTATAGGCGTTCTTCACGGAATGAAATCCTACTTCCTTCAGGACGAATGGGGACAGATAGAGCATACACACTCTATATCTGCAGGTTTAGACTATCCCGGTGTAGGTCCAGAGCATGCATTTTTAAAAGAAACAGGAAGAGCTGAGTATATAACAGCAACAGATGAGGAAGCTTTAGAAGGTTTTATGCTCCTGTCCAAAACAGAAGGAATAATACCTGCATTAGAAAGCTCCCACGCCGTAATAAAAGCTGTAGAGACAGCAAAAGAGATAGGAAAGGAAGGAATAGTAGTAATAAATCTGTCTGGTAGAGGAGACAAGGATGTGAGACAGGTAAAGAACTTTTTTGATACAAACCCCGATGTATACGAGAGGATACAGAAAAATCTGAAGGAAAAATACCAGATTTAA
- the rlmN gene encoding 23S rRNA (adenine(2503)-C(2))-methyltransferase RlmN, whose amino-acid sequence MTEIKNLNFGELERWVRQQGWKKFRAGQIAKWIYTKKAGSYDEMTDLSKDIRNFLKENTVLNVLQLITYEQSKEDGSIKFLWRLKDGHTIETVFIPERNHYTLCVSTQVGCAVGCDFCFTTKDGLIRNLSTAEIIDQYIQSQRFVGLEKRISNVVFMGMGEPLANYENVKKAVQIMTDDRMLGLSHRKITISSSGIIHQIKRMYQDSSFPQVRLAVSLNAADQKTREKLMPISETNTLENLMKTLNSLPVKTGYRIMLEYVLIKNVNDRPEDAHRLAKLIGKNKKRYKVNLIPFNPYPGSPYERPEEERVNRFHKILWQYNIGAFVRWSKGKDISAACGQLRKKEITEKVSFITPAGLKK is encoded by the coding sequence ATGACAGAGATAAAAAACCTTAACTTTGGAGAGCTTGAGAGATGGGTTCGCCAGCAAGGCTGGAAAAAGTTTAGAGCCGGTCAGATTGCAAAATGGATTTATACCAAAAAGGCAGGCAGTTATGACGAGATGACAGACCTGTCTAAAGATATAAGAAATTTTTTAAAGGAAAACACTGTCCTAAATGTTTTACAGCTCATCACATACGAGCAGTCTAAAGAAGACGGAAGCATAAAATTCCTGTGGAGACTGAAAGATGGGCATACAATAGAAACAGTATTCATTCCCGAAAGAAACCATTACACTCTGTGTGTCTCCACACAGGTAGGATGTGCAGTGGGATGCGATTTCTGTTTTACAACGAAGGACGGACTGATAAGAAATCTGTCAACTGCAGAAATTATAGACCAGTACATTCAGTCTCAGCGTTTTGTTGGACTGGAAAAAAGAATATCTAACGTTGTTTTCATGGGAATGGGAGAACCTCTTGCAAATTATGAGAATGTAAAAAAAGCAGTCCAGATTATGACAGATGACAGAATGCTGGGTCTTTCACACAGAAAGATAACCATTTCCTCCAGTGGGATAATACACCAGATTAAACGGATGTATCAGGACAGCTCTTTTCCACAGGTTAGACTGGCTGTTTCCCTGAATGCAGCTGACCAGAAAACAAGGGAAAAACTGATGCCTATATCTGAAACAAATACCTTAGAAAACCTGATGAAAACGCTAAACAGTCTTCCTGTAAAAACAGGATACAGAATTATGCTTGAATATGTGCTTATTAAAAATGTTAATGACAGACCAGAAGATGCCCACAGACTTGCAAAACTAATAGGGAAAAACAAAAAGAGATATAAGGTTAATCTGATACCTTTCAATCCCTATCCCGGTTCACCATACGAAAGACCTGAAGAAGAGAGGGTTAACAGATTTCACAAGATACTGTGGCAGTACAACATTGGAGCATTTGTAAGATGGAGTAAAGGAAAAGATATATCTGCTGCCTGTGGACAACTGAGGAAGAAAGAGATAACAGAAAAGGTATCATTTATCACTCCTGCAGGTCTGAAAAAATAA
- a CDS encoding molybdopterin oxidoreductase family protein, whose product MVIDTVCTYCGVGCDISFKIDNGQIIKAFAKKEGTVSQGKLCIKGRKGWEYLYSPYRIKKPRIKKSFIEKHIHQFPQHIKSQLSNLKEFDGNFYETEFSLACEIVAWKLNQIREKYSPYAIAGIGGARTNCESSYLFQKFIRKYIGSPHIDNCARVCHSPSLKGMRTTIGEGAATNPFDDIYKAEFIIVIGSNTTEAHPIVANRIIDAVRDGSELAVIDVRQIPLSKFANYHLTIPFESNLFVLNMMARVIIEEGLYNKDFIRQRVKGFEDFKEKILNDPFSDPELFKKIRGYEDLAEKIKEVARKYATKKSMILWGLGVTEHIDGSYAVMAITHLALLTGNIGKEGAGLMPLRGQNNVQGTCDMGCLPYFDPDYRKPEETGLMTPDIIDAVLEGKIKAIYNIGEDIAHIHPNQNKIHRALQKLEFLVVNEIFPNEITQYADVIFGVKSAYEKEGVYINAERRLHLSQPVIKSDLPDDWEVLSEITKRMGIPVNYKKSEDVWNEVRTEAPVRFSGASYQKLKENRLKGLQWPVKETDTPVLHIDRFRTEDGYGRFHYKQWEMRGMVKELLENEKYEDFYLTTGRNLIHYNNAAQTKECISLISKISEDTLFASEEDRERLKNATKVILKSEWGETEPLKLKFVSFLKKGTLFTTFHFAKSKINYLFGDEADVFVKTARFKSVKVKVIPVH is encoded by the coding sequence TTGGTTATAGATACAGTATGTACATACTGCGGGGTAGGATGCGATATCTCCTTTAAGATAGATAACGGTCAGATTATAAAAGCATTCGCAAAAAAGGAGGGAACAGTATCACAGGGCAAACTGTGTATAAAAGGGAGAAAAGGCTGGGAGTATCTGTACTCACCCTACAGAATAAAAAAACCCCGTATAAAAAAATCCTTCATAGAAAAACATATTCACCAGTTTCCCCAACATATAAAATCACAGCTCAGCAACTTAAAAGAATTTGATGGGAATTTTTACGAGACAGAATTTTCTCTTGCCTGCGAGATTGTAGCGTGGAAATTAAACCAGATAAGAGAAAAATACTCTCCTTATGCCATTGCAGGGATTGGAGGAGCAAGAACAAACTGTGAAAGCTCATACCTGTTCCAGAAGTTTATCAGGAAGTATATAGGCTCCCCCCACATAGATAACTGTGCAAGGGTATGCCATTCACCTTCCCTGAAAGGTATGAGAACAACAATAGGTGAAGGAGCAGCAACAAATCCTTTTGATGACATATACAAAGCAGAGTTTATTATTGTGATAGGTTCTAACACAACAGAAGCACACCCGATTGTTGCAAACAGAATAATAGATGCTGTGAGAGACGGCAGTGAACTTGCCGTTATAGATGTGAGACAGATACCTCTCTCGAAATTTGCAAATTACCACCTGACCATACCATTTGAATCTAACCTCTTCGTTTTAAACATGATGGCACGGGTAATAATAGAAGAGGGTCTCTACAACAAAGATTTTATCAGACAGAGAGTTAAAGGATTTGAAGATTTCAAGGAGAAAATACTAAATGACCCATTTTCAGACCCTGAGCTTTTTAAAAAAATCAGAGGTTATGAAGATTTAGCTGAAAAGATAAAAGAGGTTGCAAGGAAGTATGCAACAAAAAAGTCAATGATACTGTGGGGACTTGGAGTAACAGAGCATATAGATGGAAGCTATGCTGTGATGGCAATAACACACCTTGCACTGCTCACAGGAAACATAGGAAAAGAAGGAGCAGGATTAATGCCGCTGAGAGGTCAGAACAACGTTCAGGGAACCTGTGATATGGGATGTCTGCCTTACTTTGACCCTGATTACAGAAAACCAGAAGAAACAGGTCTTATGACTCCTGACATAATAGACGCAGTTTTGGAAGGAAAGATAAAGGCCATATATAACATAGGTGAGGACATTGCCCATATACATCCAAACCAGAATAAGATACACAGAGCATTACAGAAATTAGAATTTTTAGTAGTGAATGAGATATTCCCAAACGAGATTACCCAGTATGCAGATGTGATTTTCGGAGTAAAAAGTGCATACGAAAAGGAAGGAGTATACATAAATGCAGAAAGGAGACTACACCTTTCCCAGCCTGTCATTAAATCAGACCTTCCTGATGACTGGGAAGTATTATCAGAAATAACAAAAAGAATGGGAATACCTGTTAACTACAAAAAATCTGAAGATGTCTGGAACGAAGTAAGAACAGAAGCTCCTGTCAGATTCTCTGGAGCATCTTATCAGAAGCTAAAGGAAAACAGATTAAAAGGGCTCCAGTGGCCTGTTAAAGAAACAGACACACCTGTTCTGCACATTGACAGATTTAGAACAGAAGATGGTTACGGCAGATTTCACTATAAACAGTGGGAAATGAGAGGAATGGTTAAAGAACTGCTGGAAAATGAAAAGTATGAAGACTTTTATTTAACAACAGGAAGAAACCTGATACACTACAACAACGCAGCTCAGACAAAGGAATGTATATCTCTTATATCCAAAATATCAGAAGACACACTGTTTGCCAGTGAAGAAGATAGAGAGAGGTTGAAAAACGCCACAAAAGTTATACTCAAATCTGAATGGGGTGAGACAGAACCTCTAAAACTGAAGTTTGTTAGCTTCCTGAAAAAAGGAACACTGTTTACCACATTCCATTTTGCAAAAAGTAAGATAAACTACCTGTTTGGAGATGAAGCAGATGTTTTTGTAAAAACGGCAAGGTTTAAGTCTGTAAAGGTAAAGGTTATTCCGGTTCACTAA
- a CDS encoding DUF72 domain-containing protein, whose protein sequence is MEKSYHIGCSGYFYWGWKGRFYPEELKPSQWFKYYSSVFDTVEINSTFYRFPKPSSIKKWYKESPESFIFSVKVNKEITHIKRFKDTKVLIDRFYATVSENLKEKTGVFLFQLPPSYRYSKDNLARILSQLNTNFKNAVEFRHISWWNEEVCAALREHNIAFCTVSAPKLPEDFIQTADFCYVRFHGRDSWYRYNYLEDELKEWADKIKNSKTKECFVYFNNDFYAYAPNNALYLKKLL, encoded by the coding sequence ATGGAAAAAAGTTATCACATAGGATGCTCTGGATACTTTTACTGGGGATGGAAAGGGAGATTTTATCCAGAGGAGCTGAAACCTTCCCAGTGGTTTAAATACTACTCTTCTGTGTTTGATACGGTAGAGATTAACTCAACTTTCTACAGATTTCCAAAGCCGTCCAGCATAAAAAAGTGGTATAAAGAATCTCCAGAAAGTTTTATTTTTTCTGTGAAAGTAAATAAAGAAATCACCCACATAAAAAGATTTAAAGATACGAAAGTGCTGATAGACAGGTTTTATGCTACCGTTTCTGAAAATCTGAAAGAAAAAACAGGTGTGTTTTTGTTTCAGCTTCCTCCCAGTTACAGGTACTCAAAAGACAATCTTGCAAGAATTCTGTCCCAGTTAAACACCAATTTTAAAAATGCTGTTGAGTTTCGCCACATAAGCTGGTGGAATGAAGAGGTTTGTGCAGCGCTCAGGGAACACAACATAGCTTTCTGCACAGTAAGTGCTCCAAAACTCCCGGAAGATTTTATACAGACTGCTGACTTTTGTTATGTAAGGTTTCACGGCAGGGATAGCTGGTACAGATATAACTACTTGGAAGATGAGCTAAAGGAATGGGCAGATAAAATCAAAAATTCAAAGACAAAAGAATGTTTTGTTTACTTTAATAATGATTTTTATGCCTATGCTCCAAATAATGCCCTGTACCTGAAAAAACTTCTTTAG
- a CDS encoding DUF808 domain-containing protein: MATGLLALLDDIALIMDDLASATKSATHKTSALLADDLAVSAKKTSGYASERELPVIWAIMKGSFINKIIILPAVFTLSYFAPFFIVPVLLIGGVYLSYEGAEKFIEFIFHRSNKKEDKKEMSEKEKIKSAIITDFILSLEIIIIALSAVQDKDFVVQVISVSIIAFLATVGVYGLVALIVRMDDFGLVLMENYTGFLNKVGYYLVVSLPYVIKALSVVGTVAMLLVGGGIFSHNVDFVHHITENLITPLGDLLAGLVVGTVAYLVLTAVKRILRWKKVIT, encoded by the coding sequence TTGGCAACAGGACTGCTTGCTCTTTTGGATGATATTGCACTGATAATGGATGACCTTGCATCTGCAACCAAAAGTGCTACCCATAAAACATCAGCTCTTTTGGCTGATGACCTTGCTGTCAGTGCAAAGAAAACCTCTGGATATGCAAGTGAAAGGGAGCTACCTGTTATATGGGCAATAATGAAAGGTTCTTTTATCAATAAGATAATAATACTGCCTGCTGTTTTTACTCTCAGTTATTTTGCCCCCTTTTTTATAGTTCCTGTTTTGCTAATCGGAGGTGTTTACCTGTCTTACGAAGGTGCAGAAAAGTTTATTGAGTTTATTTTTCATAGAAGTAATAAAAAAGAGGATAAAAAGGAAATGTCAGAAAAGGAAAAAATAAAATCTGCCATCATAACTGATTTTATACTCTCCCTTGAGATAATTATTATTGCTCTCTCTGCTGTGCAGGATAAAGATTTTGTGGTTCAGGTTATATCTGTTTCTATCATAGCTTTCCTTGCAACTGTTGGGGTTTACGGTCTTGTTGCTCTGATTGTTAGAATGGACGATTTTGGACTTGTTCTTATGGAAAATTATACAGGCTTTTTAAATAAGGTGGGTTACTATCTTGTTGTCTCTCTTCCTTACGTAATAAAAGCTCTTTCTGTGGTAGGAACTGTGGCGATGCTTTTAGTTGGTGGAGGGATATTTTCCCATAATGTTGATTTTGTTCACCATATAACAGAAAATCTGATTACTCCTTTAGGAGATTTGCTTGCTGGACTTGTTGTTGGAACTGTAGCATATTTAGTTTTAACTGCTGTTAAAAGGATACTCCGATGGAAAAAAGTTATCACATAG
- a CDS encoding thrombospondin type 3 repeat-containing protein translates to MRKFLLFLAVIPSAALAFTDSDLDGVEDSVDRCPRTPLFVKVDKYGCPIKKRGIFYFKVGLAHTEDSRFNNTLTNVTFGYSYRRFYFSLTTKYYINDSIRNKSGLGDTYLFGSYSFYWKKLFINPGLSIKLPTASDNFGTGNVDFIPSLTLDYLINKKFDAFFYYGYVFRGSDKVGDNYTVSVGGGYKVAKPIYASLSLDTDKNGSNYLSFFGIYRFTKKYYTTLNYSHGLNNKAVDHYISMKLGVKF, encoded by the coding sequence ATGAGAAAATTTTTGTTGTTCCTTGCAGTAATCCCTTCTGCTGCTCTTGCATTTACTGACTCAGACCTTGATGGGGTGGAGGACAGCGTGGACCGGTGTCCCCGCACCCCTCTTTTTGTAAAAGTGGACAAGTATGGATGTCCCATTAAAAAGAGGGGAATTTTTTACTTTAAAGTCGGTCTTGCACATACAGAAGACAGCCGTTTCAACAATACATTAACAAATGTTACGTTTGGCTATTCCTACAGAAGATTTTACTTCTCCCTTACAACAAAATATTACATCAATGATTCTATCAGAAACAAAAGTGGATTAGGGGACACATACCTATTTGGAAGTTACTCATTCTACTGGAAAAAGCTTTTTATCAATCCCGGTCTATCTATTAAACTGCCTACAGCATCCGATAACTTTGGTACAGGAAATGTAGATTTTATACCCTCACTAACACTTGACTACTTGATAAACAAAAAATTTGACGCATTTTTCTACTATGGATATGTGTTCAGAGGAAGTGACAAAGTGGGTGACAATTATACAGTTTCTGTAGGTGGTGGATATAAAGTGGCTAAACCCATATATGCGAGCTTATCACTTGATACAGATAAAAACGGAAGTAATTACCTGTCTTTCTTTGGGATATACCGGTTTACCAAAAAATATTACACAACACTGAATTACAGCCATGGTCTAAATAATAAAGCTGTTGACCACTATATATCTATGAAACTGGGGGTAAAATTTTGA
- a CDS encoding response regulator transcription factor: MNGKVLLIEDDHILAKSLAKFLEINGFKVDIAPSYEEGAFKTLDNKYDIYLIDVNLGDGNGIDLLEALKLSEDETPAIFISALKDIKTIAKSFEVGAEDYIKKPFDPEELLIRIKGRLKKKETLKYGDIIFKNGRFFKNGKEIQLGEVQKDILLKLIENRGRVVPKEILYDLMYSPSPTALRVMLNKIKKKTGIEIKAVRGIGYVID, from the coding sequence TTGAATGGGAAGGTCCTCCTTATAGAGGATGACCATATCCTCGCAAAAAGTCTTGCGAAATTTTTAGAGATTAATGGCTTTAAAGTAGATATAGCTCCCTCCTATGAAGAGGGAGCGTTTAAGACACTTGATAACAAGTACGATATATATCTTATAGATGTTAATTTAGGTGACGGAAATGGAATTGACCTGTTAGAAGCCCTGAAACTATCAGAAGATGAAACACCTGCAATTTTTATAAGTGCTTTGAAAGACATCAAAACAATAGCCAAAAGCTTTGAAGTTGGAGCAGAAGATTATATAAAAAAACCTTTTGACCCCGAAGAACTGCTCATAAGAATAAAAGGAAGACTGAAGAAAAAAGAAACACTAAAATACGGAGACATCATATTTAAAAACGGCAGATTCTTTAAAAATGGTAAAGAGATTCAGTTGGGGGAAGTCCAGAAAGATATACTGCTAAAACTGATAGAAAACAGAGGCAGAGTAGTACCTAAAGAAATATTATACGACCTCATGTACAGTCCTTCTCCAACAGCCTTAAGGGTTATGTTAAACAAAATAAAGAAAAAAACAGGAATTGAGATTAAGGCTGTTCGTGGAATAGGATATGTTATTGATTAA